DNA sequence from the Candidatus Woesearchaeota archaeon genome:
ACAGACCATTTTCAACAACAAAACATATCAGTTTAGTTTTATTGTTCTGAGCTTCCTTCAGATTTTTCATCTTTAGGAGTTTCAGTTTTTTCATCCTTTTGCTCAGTTGAACTTTCATCGTTATTTTGTTCTGATGAATCTTCAGCAGGGGTTGAATCTGCTGGTTGTTCAGTCGAAGCATCTTTTTGTTCTTCTTCGCTCATTGTAATAACATTAAGAATTAAAATCTTTATAAAATTTTTGTCACTATCATATAAAGTACTTATCGGATACTATCCATTCTTTTACTTAAACTCACAACATAATTCTTCATATCTTTCTCATCTGCATAGAATGTAGTTTTCCAATCATATTTATGCCCATCAGTGCTATACCTGGGGATTACATGAAAGTGAATATGATTTACTATCTGCCCACTTGCTTTTCCATTATTTTGAGTAATTGTTACTCCATCACAAGTTTGTTTCAATGCCTTTGCAGTTTTCTGAACTACAGAAATTAATTTTTTTAATCTATCTTCAGAAATTTCAAATAGATTCTCATAATGTTCTTTTGTAATAACTAAACAATGTCCTTTATTTACAGGTTTAATGTCTAACATAACTAAACAAAAATCATCTTCATAAATAATTGCTGCAGGAACTTCTTTTTTTACAATTTTGCAAAATATACAATCTATCATTTGTTTTTCCTCTATGGACTGACCGAGATTTGAACCCGGAAACTCTTCCATTATGGTTTTTTATTGCCATGGAAGTGTGATAAAACCCGATTTCACTATCAGCCCTTATTTACAAGTTTTCCAGCATGCTCGAACTGAATTTCCCTATTAAACAACTTATGGATCACAGACTTAAGCTGACCTTCATCAACCCTAATTTGTTTTTCAGTATTTCTATCTCTGATAGTTACTCCAGCATCAAAATCAATTGTGATACAAAATGGAATTCCATAAGTGGTGCTTCTCAAATATCTTCTGCCTATACTTCCAGTTTCATCATATATAACTATAAATTCATCTTCAAGCTCTTTTTTAATTTTTTTAGCTTTTGCAATTAATTCGTCTTTTTTAATTAAAGGATAAATAGCAATATCTATTGGTGCAGTTTGATAAGGAATCTTAAACATAGTTTTTCCTTCTTCTTTTTCCATTTTTTCATAAAATAAATCTAACAAAGCATAAGTTGGCCTATCAGTTCCAAAAGCAATTTCTAAAACGTGTGGAATAAATTTTTCACCATTTTCTCTTTCTGCTTCTAAAGTTTGTTTAGAGAATTTTGCATGCTGCTTTAAATCATAATCAGTTCTATCATGTATACCGCAACATTCAGTCCAACCAAGACTATTAAGATTTATTTCTAAATCCCAAGCATCATCAGCGTAGAATGCTCTTTCATCAGGATGATGTTGTCTCAATCTTATCCTGTCTTCAGGAACACCCAATTCTTTAAATTGAGTATAAGCCAGATGTAAACACCAAGCATAAGCTTGATTTTTAAGAGTTTTATCTTTAATTGCATCGCCTAATGAAATAGGTTTTAAATCTTTTTTAGAATCTTGTAATTGATAACTCCACAAAGGAAGTTTTTCTTTTTTAACATCTTCAAATTTTTCCCATTTATTTTTTTGTATTGGATCAACATATAACTGTCCTTCTGCTTGTGTAAACTCCCTTCCTCTAATTACACTTTGTCTCGGAGAAATTTCATTTCTATATGCCTTTCCAATCTGAAAAACGCCTAATGGCATTTTCTTTCTTAAAAACATATAATATCTTTTAAATGGTAAATAAGTTACAGTGGCAGTTTCAGGTCTTAATCCTGCATCTTTTCCAGCAACTCTTGTAAGCATCATCAAACTCTGTTTTGAAACTTCATTTCTAAATTCTGAATCACATGAAGGGCACAAAATCTTATTTTTCTTAATCTCTTTTAGCATTAGTTCATCAGACAAATGCACAGAAGACTTTCCAGTTGCTTCTTCAATTAATTTATCTGCTCTAAATTCTTTGTTACATTTACTACAAATTACAACTTTGTCAATAAAATTACCTAAATGTCCTGATGCTTCCCAAACAATATTTGGTAAAACTGTTGGACCTTCCAATTCCCAAAAATCACTTGCTTTGAATACTTTTCTAATATTATTTTCAACTTTATTCTTTAATAATTTACCTAAAGGACCATAAGTATAAAATCCTGCTAAACCTCCGTATATTTCAGGTTCAGGACCCCATATAAAACCCTGTTCTTGTATAAAACTAGTAAATTCCCTAGTAAACTCTTCTTGTTTTTTATTCATAAGAACTCTCCAAATCATCTAGGTTTATAATATTTTTGCCTTCAATTCTAGGACAAGCAGTATTTATCCACATATCTATGCCTATAAAATCTTCTAAATTTTTAATTTCATCTCCAATAAAAAAATAATATTCCTTATCAAAAGAATTTAATATTCGTTTAATCCTTTTTATTTCATCAAATTTACTTTGTCCAGGTTTTACACTAAATATAACTCCTACTTTTTTTGAAAGCAAAAACTTAGAAATTTTACCTCTCCTAACTTTCTCAAGAGCCTCAACATCTTTAAGTTCAACAGTAGTAACAGAATTATTCTCTGGATTTGCAATAAATATTTTTTTATTAAATTTTATTAAAGCACCAGGATGAAATTCTCCTGTTCCAACATATAAAAAGGCATTCACTTTCCTACATACTTTCTCAGCAGATCCAGAATCACAACCTAATATTTGTCCACCAAACAAAATATTTTTCAGTTTATTTTTTTTAATGTATTCTTGAACTTCCTTAAGATATTGTATTGTAGTAAATATGGCCAATTTTGGCTGTTTTTGACTAAAGAAATTGTCTAAAACATTTTTAACAGAAAAATTAGCTACTGCAGGGATAAATATCTTTTTCATTTTAAACTATTGCAGAATTACCTTCTTTATCTTCAATTATAAGCGTAATATTTCCATTATTTTCTTTAGCTGCATCCAATTCATCTAAAAGCTTTTCAGATTTTTTATATTCATTAGAAGAAATCTCATTTGTTTCCTGAATATATTTTATTAAATTATCAATAAATTCTTGAACGGTAGTAATATCTCCAACAGAATTTTCAGTAGGTTTAATTGAAATTTTTAACTCAGGTATTTTTATAATTGCACTCGAAGATTTAATTATTTGTTTTTTTAAATCATTTTGATTCTTAACTTTAAATTCAACTTTTGGTTTTTTATTACCCTCAATTTCAACTTCTTGAGTATTTATACCACAAGCATCACACTTAAGTTTTAGAATAAACACTTTCCCAACTTCTTTAATATTTTTTTCATCTTCAGACAAAGTCGCACTATTCTTAAGACAAAACGGGCATTTTTGATTTTTTATTGAATCCATAAAAAGAAATTAGAAAAAAGAATATAAAAAGGTTTCTAAAAAACCTTTAATTAAATTTGTTCAGCACTAGCAGATTCTAAGCCTTGTCTAAAAATTCTTGCAAAAGAAGGTGTTATAACAACCCAGTCTTCACCAAAACCTGCAATATCTCCGTCTAATGCTTGACAAGTCTTCTTTATTTTGTTAAGAGACCTTTTCAATTCATGAATATCTTTTTCCCTTAAGGGAGCAATATTAAGCAAACCGATAATATTTCCATCTCTAAGTGCGTCTAATGGTTCTTTAATATCTGCAAAATCTTGTATAGTAAACGGTTTAACCAAAATTTTATTTGCTTGATCTTCACTTTTATTCATGTCTATTTCAACATAATCTTCACCAGTCTCTTCTAGAATGTCATCTCCACTCAATCCTTTTAGCACCTTGTTAAGAAAGGTATTTTTCATTTTCTCCTCCCCAATTTACTTTTTTTCACAAAATATAATGTGTTTTATTTGATTAACCACATATATAAATATTTCTATTTTACTGACTCTAAAATGCTAACAATATTCCATATCTGTATTCTTACATAATCTGGAGTGTTAGAATCGTCAGAAATGTCATCAAGGCGTTCTAGAGCCTGATTTATCCTCATAGCAATATTATCATCATTTTCTAATAATGCGCTTTTTATATCTTCTAATCTAGTCTTCAAACCTTTAGGTATATTTAAATCATTTTCAATTCTACTAAATAATTCTAAAATCGGTTCCATTTCATTCATTTTTTACTTCTCTCTTTACTTATTTGACTAAGAACATTACTTTGTTTTTTCATTGCCTTTTCTTTAAGGATTTCCTCTTGTTTTTCAATGTTTTTTATCCTAATGTTTAACATTTCATCTTTGGATTTTAAATCTTTTTTAATATCTTCTGCGTCTGATTTAATCATAAGATTTCCAACAATTTTGTAAACAACTGAGCCAGGTTTTAATTCTTCCATTGCTTTTTCGTTTTCAAGAAGTTGTGTTTGAAAATTTTGTTTTTGTAGAAGAAGATTTTGTAAATTTTGTTCTATTAATTGAAGTTCCTCTATATTTAGATTATTTTCACTGCTCATCTTTTAGTTTTAAATTTTTATATCGCTTTTAATTCTGTTGTAGTGGTTCTTGCTTTGTAAAGTATTTTAGATCCACAATAGGGACATCTTATTCTTTTTTTAAGATATTCTTCTTTGATATTTTTTCCACATGAAAAACAGTTATATTTAGTCATTTTAAATTTATTCAAAAATTAAATTGAATATGCCCCCCCTGTAAATTTCTTTCCACACTTTTTGCATAACCAAATTCCAGCATTAACTCTTTTCAATTGATTCTTAAAACAGAAAGGACATTTCTTTGTTTCACTTCTTCTTTTATCAATCTCTTGAATTCTTCTTCTAATTCTTAATCCGTATCTTGCTCCGTATCTTCCACTTGAGCCAACTTTTTTTGTTCTCATTTGAATCTCTGATTTTAATTATAAACTTTATCTCATGGGGCTATCCGGATTTGAACCGGAATCGCAAGGTCCCAAACCTCGAAGGCTAACCAGGTTACCCCATAACCCCATAAGCTTTTTTTAAATTCAGCTTATTTTTAAATGTTGTGAATAAGGGTTACTTCTTTGTAGGTTTAGCTTCAGGTTTTTTAGCTTCTTCAGGTTTACCTGCTGCAGGCTTTGCACCAGCAGCCGTTTTAGCACCAGGTGCTACAGCTGTTGCAGGAGCTTCTCCTGGAGCTGTAGTTGTAGCTGTTGCTGCAACCTCTTCATCTTTCTTAGGTTTAGTTCCTGCTTCTTCTTCTGCTTCTTTCTCTGCAGCCAATTTAGCAGCTAACTTATTGAAATCATCTAATTGTTGTGCTAGTTCTTTTATTCTTTCAGGAGTGATATCTATTTTTTGTGCCTGAATTTCATGATTATATTTTCCAGCTTCAATTTCTTTATTTATATCGCTTGAAATTTTTCCTTCAACTAAAATTCCCATTGAATTTAATGAACCAATAACAGTTTTTAATTTTCTTTTAAAATTATCTCCAAGCATACCCTCTTCTTTCATTTTTGTAAGTTTGATTGCTTGTTCGATTCCAACATTTTTTATTTTTTCAAGATTTGGTTTTCCAGAACCTTTTTCTAATCCCAATTCCTTTTTTACAAGTTCTGTTGTTGGAGGACTTCCAACTTCAATTTCAAAATCTTTTGAAACAGTATCTACAATTATTTTTACAGGAACTTTCATCCCTTTGAATACTGCAGTTTTATCATTAACTGATTTTAGAATTAATTGAATATTAACTCCTAAAGGACCAAGTGATTGTCCCATCTGTGCACCAGCTACAGCCTTTCCACCTTCAATCATTAAATCAATAGTTTCTTTACTCATTTTGTTGCTCCTCATCTTCCTCTTTATCTCTTCTAATTACACGTACACCATCAAGTTTCATCGTCATTGGAATTGGAACTGCTGCTTCCAATAATTCTATAACCACTTCTTCTTTTTGTTTGTCTATTCTAGTTACTTTTGCTTTTTCTCTTTTGAATGGACCTGAAATAATTTCAACAATATCATTTTTTTCAATATTATATTGAACTTTAACTTGTTCTAACATTGGTTCAATTTCATGATAATCAACCGGAACTGCTAAAATTCCTTTTGCATAAGGAACACCTTGCGTTGCTTTTTCTGCAGATTCTTTATCTTTAGCTTCTACAAAAATATATCCTCTCATACCATGAGGTCTTATTACACAATATACATCTATTCCTTTTTTTTCAACATGCCCAGTTATAAAATCCATAACTTGATCTTCTCTATTAGCAGTTGTTTTAATAATATAAATTTGGCTTTCCATTTGACAATTTTTTTGGTTTAATTCGAATTATTGGCCTTAGCTTTTTAAATACTATCTATTTTATAAGCTGCCACAACATCTGTACTAGAAATCCTATAAGACCTATTACTAGTATTCCTATACCAGACACCTTTACTATAGCTTTAAACTCATCCATACTGGGTTTTTTAGTTACTTGAAACACCCTTTTACATTCAATTATAAAACTTCTTAGTTTAGTTAACATATATTAAAAAGAAAAAACTAATGGTTTAAAAACATTTTGTTTCAAAACCAAATTAATACTATTTATCAATAAAATCTATGCCTAATTCATTCTCCATCTCTGACTTACTTTTGGCTCCAGCAGCAGCTTTTCTAGCACCAAATATCTGTGGAGAACTTACTCCAGTAACAATTAAGAGTGTTTTTATGGTATTTCCTAAATCTTCTGAAATTTGGGCACCCCAAATTATTCTTGCATCTTCATCAAGTTTCTCAGAAACCATTTCAACAACTCTTCTTGCTTCATCAAGAGTCATACTAGGTCCACCACATACATTAATTAATGCACCAGCTGCACCAGCAATATCCACATCAAGTAAAGGATTTTGCATTGCTTTTTCAACAGCTTCAACAGCTCTATTTTCAGAATCAGATTCTCCAACTCCAATCATAGAAACTCCACCTTCACTCATTACAGCTTTTACATCTGCAAAATCTAGATTGACTAATCCTGCTTTTGTTACTAATTCAGCAATTCCTTTTACAGCATTAGTTAAAATTTCATCTGCAACTTTGAATGCAGTATGTAATGGTAAATCTGGAGCTAATTCTAACAATTTATCATTTGGAATAACAATTAAAGTATCTGCTGCCTTTTCTAATTTTTCTAAACCAATCACAGCATTTTCATATCTTCTATGTCCTTCCATTGAAAAAGGAATAGTTACAATTGCAACAACTAAACTTCCATTTTTTTTGGCAATCTCTGCAACAACAGGAGCTGAACCAGTTCCAGTTCCTCCGCCCATTCCACAAGTAATGAAAACCATATCTGCGCCTTGTAATTTTTGCCTAATATCATGTTCACTTTCTTTTGCAGCATCTTCACCAACTTTCGGAATGCTTCCAGCACCCAAACCACCTGTTAATTCTTTTCCAATTAAAATTTTATTATCTGCATTTGTATAAAGTAAATCTTGAGCATCAGTGTTTATAGCGATAGTTTCAGAACCAGCAATTCCAACTTCTGTAATTCTATTAATAGTGTTATTACCTCCACCGCCACAGCCTATAACTTTTATTTTTGCTCTTTGTTTAGAAAGCAAGTCTTCTAATTCAGTATCAATAGGATTAGTCTTTAGCTGTTTATACCCTTCCCCATTAGAAAAATTCATAACCATTTTACCCTCCACTTTTTAATTTATAAACTAAAATTTTTTAATAAATGCCAAAAAAAGAAGAGTCTATCTTATATTTAAAGGTTGTTATTCTAGAGTAGATGTTTTAATTTCTTTTATTTCAGGGATTAATTCCTTTAATTTCATCTCTATAAATTTAATAATATTTTTATTTAATTTATTTTTAATTTCAAGAATATTATTTTCATATTTTATTTCAGGCTTATTTATAAAACCTTTAAGAATCGCTTCGGCTTTAGCCTTTACATCAGTAACAGATTTAATTATATTAATCTCATATTTAATATCTTTACCTGATAAAGGATGATTAAAATCAACAACAACCCTCCCACCACTAACAGTTCTTACTAAACCCATCATACCATCTAAATTTATTTGTAATCCTGGATAAGGATAAATATTCTGCTTTTTAAAATTAGACATAGAAACAAGTTGCAATAACTTTGGATCCTTTTTTCCAAACGCGTTTTCAGCAATTAACTCAACACTTCTCTTTCCCAAGCCATTCTTTTCAATATCTTCTTCTAAACCCTTGATAAGGAAACCATTGCCCATACAAATAACTCTTGGGCCATATTTAGTCTCTTTTGAATAAATATTGGCCTTTTTAGCTATTTCTTCATGGGTTGTGTCAAAAACAAGATTATTTTCTTTTAATACTCCAGTATATTCAACTTCTATAAAATCATTCTTTTTGAATTTTTGAGCTGTTTTAGATTCTTTAACCTCAGAATTAATTGGTTTCTCTTTTTTTACTGTTGGTTGTACTGCCATTATTCAAATAGACTTTAATGCATACTTTATAAAACTTACTTTATTTTTTTCTGCTAATTGATGTTAAGATAGTTTTATTAAGTTTACAAACTAAATTCAGATTATGCCAGAACCATCAAACTTACCCTTTAAAAGATTGCCTAAAAAAGGGTATTTTATTGATTTTAATCCAAGTAATAATTCAAAATTTAATTCAGAAGATTTAATTATTCTTGAAGGAAAGCAGCACAAAAACTCTGCAGGAATTGTAAAATATGAATATCCTGATGAAAATATTTCTATCAATAGATTCTTTTTTGAACAAGATTGGATTAATCAACATGTTTTATCACAAAAACAAAATTTAGCAATGCTTACTATTAGGGAATTTTTAGATTTTCTAAAATTATTAAAATCAGAAGAAAAAGTTTATTATTCAAATGGAAAAAGAGTCCCAAGGTTAAAAGTTACTCAGCTTTATAATACAATAACTACACAAAAAGAGCCTTGGAGATCAGAATATCTTGATGCAGATTTTAGAGTAATAAATAAAATTTTACATATAAATTATGAACATAGATTAAATTTTAAAACAGGAAAATTAGAACCTAAATATTCTCAACCTTTAGAAGAATGTCTAATGCAAAATACTCCAATTAGTTTAAATTTATTATTAGAAAATGCAAACTATCAAGGTTTACCTGCTAAAAATATTAAATCTAGAGATTTAGATTATTTTGCCCCACTTAAAGATGATAATTCTGTCGCGTGGTTCAGTGCGGGTTCCGATAGGGTCAGCCTTAATTGCAATTGGGTTCCTTCTGACTCGAATTCCTCGCTCGGGGTACGTGCAAAACAAGTAAGGCCATAAAATTCCAAAATCTTTATAAACCTAAGCTAAATTCTATTCACATACCCACAAAAACTACCTAGTGTAGGAGGGAATTTAATGGAAAAAAGTCAAATAATCACAAAAATTTCTGAACTCAAAGCAAGTTCTAAGAAACGTAATTTTAATCAAACTTTGGACTTAATTGTAAATTTAAAAGATTTTAATTTAAAGACAGAGAAACTTGAAACTTATGTTCAATTACCTTACGATTTAGGTAAAAAAATAAAGATCTGTGCTTTTGTAGACTCAGAATTAATTACTTCTGCAAGAGAAAAGTGTGATAAAATAATCACAAAAGATGAATTTAGTGAATGGAAAAATCCAAAATTAGTTTCAAAATTAGCAAAAGAATATGATATTTTCATTTCTCAAGCAAACTTAATGAAAGATGTTGCTATGATTTTTGGTAGAGTTTTAGGACCATTAGGAAAAATGCCTAACCCAAAATTTGGTGCAGTTATTCTTCCAAAAGATAATTTAAAACAAACCGTTGAAAAATTTAGAAAGAGTGTAAAACTTGTAGTTGGTAAAGAAGCAATTCTAAAAATTCCAATTGGAAAAGAAAATTCTTCTGAAGAACACGTAGCTGAAAATATAAGGATTATTATAGAAACTTTAGAACACACACTTTCAAAAGGAAAGCACAACATAAAAAATATTTTAATTAAATTCACAATGAGTAACCCAATTATTTTATTTGCACATTCAAAGAAAGAAGAAGCTGAGGAAAAAGAATGAAAAAAGTTTCGCACATACCTGATTTGAAAAAGAAAATGGTAAGGGATTTAGAAGAGTTAGCTCTAAAATATCCTGTTGTGGCTTTAGTTGATTTAACAAATATGCCTTCTCCTCAACTTCAAAAAATGAGACAATCCTTAAGAAAAAATGTTTTTATTTATGTTGTTAAAAAAAGAATGATTGGATTTGCTCTTAAAAATATTTCATCTGAAAAACAGGGGATTGAAAAGTTATATAATTTAACTCAAAACACTATTCCTGCCTTATTATTCACTTCTAATAATCCTTTTAAATTGTTTAAAGATCTTAAAAAGAGCAAGACTGTAGCAGCTG
Encoded proteins:
- a CDS encoding HIT family protein — translated: MIDCIFCKIVKKEVPAAIIYEDDFCLVMLDIKPVNKGHCLVITKEHYENLFEISEDRLKKLISVVQKTAKALKQTCDGVTITQNNGKASGQIVNHIHFHVIPRYSTDGHKYDWKTTFYADEKDMKNYVVSLSKRMDSIR
- the glyS gene encoding glycine--tRNA ligase, with amino-acid sequence MNKKQEEFTREFTSFIQEQGFIWGPEPEIYGGLAGFYTYGPLGKLLKNKVENNIRKVFKASDFWELEGPTVLPNIVWEASGHLGNFIDKVVICSKCNKEFRADKLIEEATGKSSVHLSDELMLKEIKKNKILCPSCDSEFRNEVSKQSLMMLTRVAGKDAGLRPETATVTYLPFKRYYMFLRKKMPLGVFQIGKAYRNEISPRQSVIRGREFTQAEGQLYVDPIQKNKWEKFEDVKKEKLPLWSYQLQDSKKDLKPISLGDAIKDKTLKNQAYAWCLHLAYTQFKELGVPEDRIRLRQHHPDERAFYADDAWDLEINLNSLGWTECCGIHDRTDYDLKQHAKFSKQTLEAERENGEKFIPHVLEIAFGTDRPTYALLDLFYEKMEKEEGKTMFKIPYQTAPIDIAIYPLIKKDELIAKAKKIKKELEDEFIVIYDETGSIGRRYLRSTTYGIPFCITIDFDAGVTIRDRNTEKQIRVDEGQLKSVIHKLFNREIQFEHAGKLVNKG
- a CDS encoding diphthamide synthesis protein, translating into MKKIFIPAVANFSVKNVLDNFFSQKQPKLAIFTTIQYLKEVQEYIKKNKLKNILFGGQILGCDSGSAEKVCRKVNAFLYVGTGEFHPGALIKFNKKIFIANPENNSVTTVELKDVEALEKVRRGKISKFLLSKKVGVIFSVKPGQSKFDEIKRIKRILNSFDKEYYFFIGDEIKNLEDFIGIDMWINTACPRIEGKNIINLDDLESSYE
- a CDS encoding ZPR1 zinc finger domain-containing protein, coding for MDSIKNQKCPFCLKNSATLSEDEKNIKEVGKVFILKLKCDACGINTQEVEIEGNKKPKVEFKVKNQNDLKKQIIKSSSAIIKIPELKISIKPTENSVGDITTVQEFIDNLIKYIQETNEISSNEYKKSEKLLDELDAAKENNGNITLIIEDKEGNSAIV
- a CDS encoding cell division protein SepF, with the translated sequence MKNTFLNKVLKGLSGDDILEETGEDYVEIDMNKSEDQANKILVKPFTIQDFADIKEPLDALRDGNIIGLLNIAPLREKDIHELKRSLNKIKKTCQALDGDIAGFGEDWVVITPSFARIFRQGLESASAEQI
- a CDS encoding UPF0147 family protein; translated protein: MNEMEPILELFSRIENDLNIPKGLKTRLEDIKSALLENDDNIAMRINQALERLDDISDDSNTPDYVRIQIWNIVSILESVK
- a CDS encoding prefoldin subunit codes for the protein MSSENNLNIEELQLIEQNLQNLLLQKQNFQTQLLENEKAMEELKPGSVVYKIVGNLMIKSDAEDIKKDLKSKDEMLNIRIKNIEKQEEILKEKAMKKQSNVLSQISKERSKK
- a CDS encoding DNA-directed RNA polymerase subunit P — protein: MTKYNCFSCGKNIKEEYLKKRIRCPYCGSKILYKARTTTTELKAI
- a CDS encoding 50S ribosomal protein L37ae; the protein is MRTKKVGSSGRYGARYGLRIRRRIQEIDKRRSETKKCPFCFKNQLKRVNAGIWLCKKCGKKFTGGAYSI
- a CDS encoding 50S ribosomal protein L11 yields the protein MSKETIDLMIEGGKAVAGAQMGQSLGPLGVNIQLILKSVNDKTAVFKGMKVPVKIIVDTVSKDFEIEVGSPPTTELVKKELGLEKGSGKPNLEKIKNVGIEQAIKLTKMKEEGMLGDNFKRKLKTVIGSLNSMGILVEGKISSDINKEIEAGKYNHEIQAQKIDITPERIKELAQQLDDFNKLAAKLAAEKEAEEEAGTKPKKDEEVAATATTTAPGEAPATAVAPGAKTAAGAKPAAGKPEEAKKPEAKPTKK
- a CDS encoding transcription elongation factor Spt5, translated to MESQIYIIKTTANREDQVMDFITGHVEKKGIDVYCVIRPHGMRGYIFVEAKDKESAEKATQGVPYAKGILAVPVDYHEIEPMLEQVKVQYNIEKNDIVEIISGPFKREKAKVTRIDKQKEEVVIELLEAAVPIPMTMKLDGVRVIRRDKEEDEEQQNE
- a CDS encoding protein translocase SEC61 complex subunit gamma, giving the protein MLTKLRSFIIECKRVFQVTKKPSMDEFKAIVKVSGIGILVIGLIGFLVQMLWQLIK
- the ftsZ gene encoding cell division protein FtsZ, which codes for MVMNFSNGEGYKQLKTNPIDTELEDLLSKQRAKIKVIGCGGGGNNTINRITEVGIAGSETIAINTDAQDLLYTNADNKILIGKELTGGLGAGSIPKVGEDAAKESEHDIRQKLQGADMVFITCGMGGGTGTGSAPVVAEIAKKNGSLVVAIVTIPFSMEGHRRYENAVIGLEKLEKAADTLIVIPNDKLLELAPDLPLHTAFKVADEILTNAVKGIAELVTKAGLVNLDFADVKAVMSEGGVSMIGVGESDSENRAVEAVEKAMQNPLLDVDIAGAAGALINVCGGPSMTLDEARRVVEMVSEKLDEDARIIWGAQISEDLGNTIKTLLIVTGVSSPQIFGARKAAAGAKSKSEMENELGIDFIDK
- a CDS encoding peptidylprolyl isomerase, with protein sequence MAVQPTVKKEKPINSEVKESKTAQKFKKNDFIEVEYTGVLKENNLVFDTTHEEIAKKANIYSKETKYGPRVICMGNGFLIKGLEEDIEKNGLGKRSVELIAENAFGKKDPKLLQLVSMSNFKKQNIYPYPGLQINLDGMMGLVRTVSGGRVVVDFNHPLSGKDIKYEINIIKSVTDVKAKAEAILKGFINKPEIKYENNILEIKNKLNKNIIKFIEMKLKELIPEIKEIKTSTLE